A part of Cotesia glomerata isolate CgM1 linkage group LG4, MPM_Cglom_v2.3, whole genome shotgun sequence genomic DNA contains:
- the LOC123264270 gene encoding egalitarian protein homolog: MDSSEYELVRNLTLLFFFERLMDKGDPRTLHDLSCQFGAKGFTKEMRQIAGGSQSGLRKFLAQYPTLFVINGDYVSVNTFEPTLEHDAGIKKINKRDYAKEAVEYFTNKLVQYGVGAEVPIKSLLGHRSQASPEVRHISGQHYREFRDFLLKYSDDFIVCDENVKLKQFEGMEGVPFKELEPEVPVDQEMTSKLLDFFCQTIKQKGPLLVEQLLTLTADKLPAKMWTNMFTTPQDLTTFLRMFPDAFNVQKQVVCLQDKVKLPLDIHKKTEPTPAAPKENLNSENFGTHQNSHIVKAFSNEHIPQSDQNSQINRNSDTESAIDSLSSIESNPHTSPVNLQQQTLKQRINTLVMKTLAANTEKDRNLHNPQVGEAWKVKILQKTKIIVNVRECVRIVDEILNSPRLSPDEKIAVSLDCEGINVGSKGQLTLIQIGTMEGNVFIFDLFTSPNLIGALRKLLEDPSVIKVIHDCRNDSVNLYNQFGITLKNVFDTQAAHAVIQFQETGKPVDKVKNVNFNTLCDLYGAPSNLLKNQLKYIYRKDQKYWLRRPMSRDMLIYATSDVLGLVPQAFTAMSTRINPDMQTLFNNLCEEQILTHISPVEIKARKRQRKIETEVIDLRKKMDEATEKNIVLSNREIRLLRYLSLTEDEKVKLKCSYKVAKKLEKLKSLSNDKNESTDDDNDNEDDDNNDIDDKDEDNDYDDYFDEDDNTDDYDYDDNNHNKANQKTEYSNLDNCIYDNTTFDCPSMRLNPLTITESMQMVDEILSDENMDRFEKIEKLENILSSVTNFTSDKLSSKIMYPESEKCTCLCHDNSNQQPREKSANATDVACQTLSTGDIVITSCYFL; this comes from the exons ATGGATAGCTCTGAATATGAATTAGTCCGCAATCTTACACTATTGTTCTTCTTTGAACGTCTTATGGATAAAGGTGATCCACGAACATTGCACGATCTCAGTTGTCAATTTGGAGCCAAAGGTTTCACTAAAGAAATGCGTCAAATAGCTGGAGGCTCACAAAGTGGACTACGTAAATTTTTAGCTCAATATCCGACTCTTTTTGTCATCAACGGTGATTATGTGTCTGTAAATACATTCGAGCCAACTTTGGAACACGATGcgggaataaaaaaaataaataaacgtgACTATGCAAAAGAAGCTGTTgaatattttactaataaacTTGTGCAATACGGAGTTGGAGCAGAAGTGCCTATTAAAAGCTTACTGGGTCATAGATCACAAGCGTCACCTGAAGTGAGACACATTTCTGGTCAACATTATCGAGAATTTCGTGATTTTCTTCTTAAATATTCAGATGATTTTATTGTATGCGATGAAAATGTTAAACTTAAACAATTTGAAGGGATGGAAGGAGTTCCTTTTAAAGAATTAGAACCGGAAGTTCCTGTCGACCAAGAAATGACTTCAAAgttattggattttttttgtcaaactATTAAACAAAAAGGCCCGCTTCTTGTAGAACAACTTTTAACTTTAACAGCAGATAAACTGCCAGCTAAAATGTGGACAAATATGTTCACAACTCCGCAAGATTTAACCACGTTTTTGAGAATGTTTCCGGATGCTTTCAACGTACAAAAACAAGTTGTTTGCTTGCAAGATAAAGTCAAATTACCGCTGGATATCCATAAAAAAACTGAACCCACACCAGCAGCTCCTAAGGAAAATTTAAACTCTGAGAACTTTGGAACTCACCAGAATTCACATATTGTTAAAGCGTTTAGCAATGAACATATTCCGCAGTCAGATCAAAATTCACAAATCAATCGAAATAGTGACACAGAGAGTGCTATTGACAGTCTTTCGTCAATTGAATCGAATCCTCATACATCACCAGTTAATTTACAACAACAAACTCTCAAGCAGAGAATTAACACTCTTGTTATGAAAACTCTAGCAGCTAATACTGAAAAAGATCGGAATTTGCATAACCCCCAGGTTGGTGAAGCATggaaagttaaaattttgcagaaaactaaaattattgttaatgtaAGAGAATGTGTCCGTATtgttgatgaaattttaaattctccaCGACTGTCACCAGACGAAAAAATAGCTGTTTCTCTTGATTGCGAAGGTATTAATGTTGGTTCAAAGGGTCAGCTTACACTTATACAAATTGGAACAATGGAAggaaatgtttttatttttgatttatttacatCACCGAATCTCATCGGTGCATTGCGTAAACTTTTAGAAGATCCTTCAGTGATTAAA gtAATTCACGACTGTAGAAATGACAGTGTCAATTTATATAATCAATTTGGAATCACTCTAAAAAATGTGTTCGATACGCAG GCAGCACATGCAGTCATTCAATTTCAAGAGACAGGAAAACCTGTAGATAAagtgaaaaatgtcaattttaatACACTTTGCGATTTATATGGAGCGCCAagtaatttgttgaaaaatcaattgaagTACATCTATCGTAAAGATCAAAAATATTGGTTGCGTCGCCCCATGTCTCGTGATATGCTCATTTATGCCACCAGTGATGTTCTTGGACTTGTGCCTCAAGCCTTCACAGCAATGTCGAC GCGTATAAATCCAGATATGCAAACgctttttaacaatttatgtGAAGAGCAAATACTGACACACATATCTCCTGTTGAAATAAAAGCTCGCAAAAGGCAACGAAAAATAGAAACAGAAGTAATAGATCTTCGTAAAAAAATGGATGAAgctactgaaaaaaatattgtattaaGTAACCGAGAAATAAGGCTTCTTCGTTATTTATCTCTTACCGAAGATGAAAAAGTGAAGCTTAAATGCAGTTACAAAGTTGccaaaaaacttgaaaagcTTAAAAGTTTATCGAACGATAAAAATGAAAGTAccgatgatgataatgataatgaagaCGATGATAATAACGATATTGATGATAAAGATGAAGATAATGATTATGATGATTATTTCGATGAAGACGATAATACTGATGATTATGATTACGACGATAATAATCACAATAAAGCTAACCAAAAAACTGAATATTCTAATCTAGATAATTGTATATACGATAATACTACATTcg atTGCCCGTCGATGAGATTAAATCCGCTAACTATTACAGAGTCTATGCAAATggttgatgaaattttatcaGATGAAAACATGGatagatttgaaaaaatagaaaaattggaGAATATTCTTTCATCtgtaacaaattttacttCTGACAAATTATCTTCTAAAATAATGTATCCTGAATCTGAAAAATGTACATGTTTGTGCCATGATAATTCTAATCAACAGCCACGAGAAAAGAGCGCTAATGCAACGGATGTAGCATGTCAAACCTTAAGCACTGGTGATATTGTTATTACCagctgttattttttataa
- the LOC123264272 gene encoding peroxiredoxin 1 — protein sequence MPVPALQKPAPAFKGTAVVKGQFKDISLSDYKGKYVILFFYPLDFTFVCPTEIIAFSDRANEFRAIGCELIAASCDSHFSHLAWINTPRKQGGIGDMDIPLLADKSCKIARDYGVLDEESGIPFRGLFIIDDKQNLRQITINDLPVGRSVDEALRLIQAFQFTDKHGEVCPAGWKPGQKTMKPDPVGSKEYFSSS from the exons ATGCCTGTGCCAGCTCTTCAAAAACCTGCTCCAGCCTTCAAAGGCACCGCTGTTGTCAAAGGACAATTTAAAGATATTTCATTATCAGATTACAAAGGAAAATATGTTATTCTCTTTTTCTATCCATTGGATTT tactttcgtttgtccaacAGAAATTATTGCATTCTCTGACCGTGCTAATGAATTCCGGGCTATTGGATGTGAATTAATTGCCGCATCATGTGATTCTCACTTCAGTCATCTTGCTTGGATCAATACTCCCCGAAAACAAGGAGGAATAGGTGACATGGACATTCCTCTGTTGGCTGACAAAAGTTGTAAAATCGCTCGTGACTACGGCGTTCTGGATGAAGAGTCTGGTATTCCATTCCGAGGACTTTTTATCATTGATGATAAGCAAAATCTTCGCCAAATTACAATCAACGACTTACCAGTTGGCCg ATCTGTCGATGAAGCTCTGCGCTTAATCCAAGCATTCCAATTTACTGACAAACATGGTGAAGTTTGCCCTGCTGGTTGGAAGCCTGGACAGAAAACAATGAAACCAGATCCCGTTGGATCCAAAGAATATTTCTCCAGTTCTTAA
- the LOC123263124 gene encoding organic cation/carnitine transporter 7-like has translation ILTGWGLCNYLLIGLCGLCTLVEATAVLIISITIPLITCDLFLNKRQIVIFNAVLSLGMTLGGLLFGTIADYSGRRNLIPISMVIIFSAFLGLSFSQTYFLISFFIFMLGIGLAGSHLVLRVYMIECVPANRRGICLVLIDLLWSIGYVLSLGLSWILIPSIIKVLSKDFRPNSWRVLVGLGSAPCLIIAYLSNLLPPSPRYLLYRRRPQQALIVFQQMFAINNSQHVNNFPSCNLNNCVRSDEDDVDARYFFQILREFIFKIWKKIKLIYSKNFIKYTFLFIFLRLFLFPGLVQITQWTAYLSDETNYAPSSNTTCSIDLRDIGLQFLNNCHEVNHVHFKHSLILSSSFILGESFLSIAIDRIGRQLSIVVSGLIGGISILVVIFGYHQDAKTIWSILFLSSFAVVHTTTSIKLLEHYPTSVRGTIWGLTLVLPHITSFLISFLAIIPCWMVIYVMLGLLIGAVLAVLPIPDLTNSPMKE, from the exons attttaacaggATGGGGTTTGTGTAATTACTTACTTATTGGATTATGTGGGCTATGCACACTAGTTGAAGCTACTGCAGTgctaattatttcaattacaaTCCCTTTAATTACTTGCGAcctttttctcaataaaagaCAGATAGTAATTTTCAATGCTGTTTTATCACtag GTATGACTCTTGGTGGATTATTATTTGGTACCATAGCAGACTATAGTGGACGTAGAAATTTAATTCCAATTTCTATGGTTATAATATTTTCTGCTTTCCTTGGACTTTCATTCTCTCAAACTTATTTTCTGAtaagcttttttattttcatgttgGGCATTGg ATTAGCAGGAAGTCACCTGGTACTTAGAGTTTATATGATTGAGTGTGTTCCAGCTAACAGAAGAGGCATTTGTTTGGTTCTTATTGACCTCCTATGGTCTATTGGCTACGTACTGTCCTTAG gtTTAAGTTGGATTTTAAttccatcaataattaaagtacTTAGCAAAGACTTTCGTCCAAATTCATGGCGAGTTCTCGTTGGATTAGGAAGTGCGCCATGTCTCATAATAGCATATCTTTCTAATCTGCTTCCACCGAGTCCAAGATATCTTCTTTATCGCAGACGTCCTCAGCAAGCTTTAATTGTCTTCCAACAAATGTTTGCCATAAATAATTCTCAGCACGTTAATAACTTTCCG tcatgtaatttaaacaattgcGTAAGATCAGATGAAGACGATGTTGATgcaagatatttttttcaaattttacgtgaatttatttttaaaatctggaaaaaaattaagctaatttattcaaaaaattttataaaatacacttttttatttatttttctcagaCTTTTCCTTTTTCCAGG tctAGTTCAAATTACACAATGGACAGCTTATTTATCGGATGAAACAAATTATGCCCCATCTTCTAACACAACTTGTTCCATTGATTTAAGAGATATTGGTTTACAATTTCTAAACAATTGCCATGAAGTAAATCATGTTCATTTCAAACATTCGCTCATTCTTTCGTCAAGTTTCATTTTAGGTGAAAGCTTCCTTTCAATTGCAATCGATAGAATTGGTCGACAACTATCAATAG TTGTCTCTGGATTAATTGGTGGAATATCAATCCTTGTGGTTATCTTCGGTTACCATCAAGATGCTAAAACGATTtggtcaattttatttttatcgtccTTTGCAGTCGTTCATACAACTACAAGTATTAAACTATTAGAACATTATCCAACATCTGTAAG AGGAACTATTTGGGGTTTGACATTAGTATTACCGCATATAACGTCGTTTTTGATATCTTTTCTTGCCATAATACCATGCTGGATGGTAATTTACGTTATGCTTGGTTTACTGAtag GTGCTGTACTAGC